The Stigmatopora argus isolate UIUO_Sarg chromosome 16, RoL_Sarg_1.0, whole genome shotgun sequence genome has a window encoding:
- the lpar1 gene encoding lysophosphatidic acid receptor 1 isoform X1 gives MSPVCAYARRVSSFPPFHPVKCPYAEEGRRSPRDDHGTRKEGARRVFIWTHNETSWLLPAGSGLLVAPLTGGRAGRPPARARWGKFSPLWTSIVDYSARHLKTHQSRTMEDDGQCYYNESIAFFYNRSGKHLAAEWNAVSRLVMGLGITVCVFIMLANLLVMIAIYVNRRFHFPIYYLMANLAAADFFAGLAYFYLMFNTGPNTRRLSVSTWLLRQGLIDTSLTASVANLLAIAIERHITVFRMQLHTRMSNRRVVVVIVVIWTLSIVTGAIPSAGWNCICAVRSCSNMAPLYSNSYLVFWAVFNLATFAVMVTLYAHIFVYVRQRTMRMSRHSSGPRRNKDTMMSLLKTVAIVLGAFIICWTPGLVILLLDVFCAGCNVLTYEKFFLLLAEFNSAMNPIIYSYRDKEMSATFRQILCCQQQESVNGTAAGAGAEGSDRSASSLNHTVLGGAAAAAAAHHNNQHSVV, from the exons ATGTCGCCTGTGTGTGCTTACGCAA GGCGCGTCTCATCATTTCCTCCGTTCCATCCAGTCAAATGTCCGTACGCCGAGGAAGGGCGTCGCTCGCCGCGGGACGATCACGGGACGCG GAAAGAAGGAGCGCGGCGTGTGTTTATTTGGACCCACAATGAAACTTCCTGGCTTCTTCCTGCTGGATCGGGACTCCTCGTGGCTCCTTTGACCGGAGGGAGGGCAGGCCGTCCGCCCGCCCGCGCGCGCTGGGGGAAATTCAGCCCGCTCTGGACTTCCATCGTGGACTATTCCGCTCGCCACCTCAAGACACACC AAAGCCGGACCATGGAGGACGACGGGCAGTGCTACTACAACGAGAGCATCGCCTTCTTCTACAACCGCAGCGGCAAGCACCTGGCGGCCGAGTGGAACGCGGTCAGCCGGCTGGTGATGGGGCTGGGCATCACGGTGTGCGTCTTCATCATGCTGGCCAACCTGCTGGTGATGATCGCCATCTACGTCAACCGGAGGTTCCACTTCCCCATCTACTACCTGATGGCCAACCTGGCGGCGGCCGACTTCTTCGCCGGCCTGGCCTACTTCTACCTGATGTTCAACACGGGGCCCAACACGCGGCGGCTGAGCGTGTCCACGTGGCTGCTGCGCCAGGGCCTGATCGACACCAGCCTGACGGCCTCGGTGGCCAACCTGCTGGCCATCGCCATCGAGCGCCACATCACCGTCTTCCGCATGCAGCTGCACACGCGCATGAGCAACCGGCGGGTGGTGGTGGTCATCGTGGTCATCTGGACGCTGTCCATCGTGACGGGCGCCATCCCCAGCGCCGGCTGGAACTGCATCTGCGCCGTGCGCTCCTGCTCCAACATGGCGCCGCTCTACAGTAACTCCTACCTGGTCTTCTGGGCCGTCTTCAACCTGGCCACCTTCGCCGTCATGGTGACGCTCTACGCTCACATCTTTGTCTACGTGCGCCAACGGACCATGAGGATGTCGCGCCACAGCTCGGGCCCGCGCCGTAACAAAGACACCATGATGTCGCTGCTGAAAACGGTGGCCATCGTTTTGG GCGCGTTCATCATCTGCTGGACCCCGGGCCTGGTCATCCTTCTCCTGGACGTCTTTTGCGCCGGCTGCAACGTCCTGACCTACGAAAAGTTCTTCCTGCTCCTGGCCGAGTTCAACTCGGCCATGAACCCCATCATCTACTCCTACCGCGACAAGGAGATGAGCGCCACCTTTCGCCAGATCCTGTGCTGCCAGCAGCAGGAGAGCGTCAACGGGacggcggcgggggcgggggcGGAGGGTTCGGACCGATCGGCGTCCTCGCTCAACCACACGGTGCTGGGTggcgctgccgccgccgccgccgcgcaccACAACAACCAACATTCCGTGGTCTGA
- the lpar1 gene encoding lysophosphatidic acid receptor 1 isoform X2, with amino-acid sequence MEDDGQCYYNESIAFFYNRSGKHLAAEWNAVSRLVMGLGITVCVFIMLANLLVMIAIYVNRRFHFPIYYLMANLAAADFFAGLAYFYLMFNTGPNTRRLSVSTWLLRQGLIDTSLTASVANLLAIAIERHITVFRMQLHTRMSNRRVVVVIVVIWTLSIVTGAIPSAGWNCICAVRSCSNMAPLYSNSYLVFWAVFNLATFAVMVTLYAHIFVYVRQRTMRMSRHSSGPRRNKDTMMSLLKTVAIVLGAFIICWTPGLVILLLDVFCAGCNVLTYEKFFLLLAEFNSAMNPIIYSYRDKEMSATFRQILCCQQQESVNGTAAGAGAEGSDRSASSLNHTVLGGAAAAAAAHHNNQHSVV; translated from the exons ATGGAGGACGACGGGCAGTGCTACTACAACGAGAGCATCGCCTTCTTCTACAACCGCAGCGGCAAGCACCTGGCGGCCGAGTGGAACGCGGTCAGCCGGCTGGTGATGGGGCTGGGCATCACGGTGTGCGTCTTCATCATGCTGGCCAACCTGCTGGTGATGATCGCCATCTACGTCAACCGGAGGTTCCACTTCCCCATCTACTACCTGATGGCCAACCTGGCGGCGGCCGACTTCTTCGCCGGCCTGGCCTACTTCTACCTGATGTTCAACACGGGGCCCAACACGCGGCGGCTGAGCGTGTCCACGTGGCTGCTGCGCCAGGGCCTGATCGACACCAGCCTGACGGCCTCGGTGGCCAACCTGCTGGCCATCGCCATCGAGCGCCACATCACCGTCTTCCGCATGCAGCTGCACACGCGCATGAGCAACCGGCGGGTGGTGGTGGTCATCGTGGTCATCTGGACGCTGTCCATCGTGACGGGCGCCATCCCCAGCGCCGGCTGGAACTGCATCTGCGCCGTGCGCTCCTGCTCCAACATGGCGCCGCTCTACAGTAACTCCTACCTGGTCTTCTGGGCCGTCTTCAACCTGGCCACCTTCGCCGTCATGGTGACGCTCTACGCTCACATCTTTGTCTACGTGCGCCAACGGACCATGAGGATGTCGCGCCACAGCTCGGGCCCGCGCCGTAACAAAGACACCATGATGTCGCTGCTGAAAACGGTGGCCATCGTTTTGG GCGCGTTCATCATCTGCTGGACCCCGGGCCTGGTCATCCTTCTCCTGGACGTCTTTTGCGCCGGCTGCAACGTCCTGACCTACGAAAAGTTCTTCCTGCTCCTGGCCGAGTTCAACTCGGCCATGAACCCCATCATCTACTCCTACCGCGACAAGGAGATGAGCGCCACCTTTCGCCAGATCCTGTGCTGCCAGCAGCAGGAGAGCGTCAACGGGacggcggcgggggcgggggcGGAGGGTTCGGACCGATCGGCGTCCTCGCTCAACCACACGGTGCTGGGTggcgctgccgccgccgccgccgcgcaccACAACAACCAACATTCCGTGGTCTGA
- the LOC144091397 gene encoding dynein axonemal intermediate chain 2-like yields the protein MDILHEYVKLRSEFGRQCLFSDRHVELLVDIPPNPKLASQFVVKETRDLGVQGCGEMSEHEVNTKRFEYDNQGINHVEGGWPKDINHLEMEQTIRFRKKVEKDEIYMNSVMVLGTVIGQCVGQNNAVDIYQEYFKDEDMLDEVQDAPSVKVANVYRDPHHVKRHVTCLSWQPNGGNHLAAAYCYLQTDKAHLGMSQESYIWDIENPTQPHVTLHSTSQLICLDYNPDNMHSIFSGCVNGQIALWDARNGNSPAARTPLVACHTDPVYKIVWLQSSTGMEAFSASTDGQILWWDARQLSEPTDRLVLDLSRKENLDTALGAISLAYDQSTPDTFLAGTEQGAVVCCNRAGKSASEKIVCTYDGHHGPVYAIQRNPFFSQNFLTVGDWGARIWSQDIKETAVMWTRHQAEYLTDGCWSPVRPSVFFTVKMDGVLDIWDILFKQNDPTLTVKVRDEALCSISVHQGGSRLACGSQEGIATLIEIKSGLCTQQHNEQELLAEMLERETKREKVLRAQRGGDDGADGGESGPKALFLRSEHDFHNVMETEQRRKQWESRQRHYP from the exons ATGGACATCCTACACGAATACGTCAAGCTCCGCAGCGAATTCGGGCGCCAGTGTCTCTTTTCCGACCGCCACGTGGAGCTGCTGGTGGACATTCCCCCCAACCCCAAGCTGGCGTCGCAGTTTGTCGTCAAGGAAACCAGAGACCTGGGCGTCCAGGGCTGCGGGGAAATGTCCGAGCACGAG GTCAACACCAAAAGGTTCGAGTACGACAACCAAGGAATCAATCACGTGGAAGGAGGGTGGCCCAAAGATATCAACCACCTGGAGATGGAACAAACCATCCGCTTTCGGAAGAAGGTGGAGAAAGACGAGATCTACATGAACAGCGTCATGGTGCTCGGCACG GTTATAGGACAGTGCGTGGGACAGAATAACGCGGTGGATATCTACCAGGAATACTTTAAGGATGAAGACATGCTGGACGAGGTTCAGGATGCGCCGTCCGTAAAGGTGGCCAACGTATACAG AGACCCGCACCACGTCAAACGCCACGTCACCTGCCTGTCCTGGCAACCAAACGGCGGCAACCACCTGGCCGCCGCCTACTGCTACCTTCAGACGGACAAAGCCCATTTGGGCATGAGCCAAGAATCCTACATCTGGGACATTG AAAACCCCACCCAACCTCACGTGACCCTTCATTCGACAAGTCAACTCATCTGCCTGGATTACAACCCCGACAACATGCACTCCATCTTCAGCGGCTGCGTCAACGGGCAAATCG CCTTGTGGGACGCCCGCAACGGCAACAGTCCCGCGGCGCGTACCCCTTTGGTAGCGTGTCACACGGATCCCGTTTACAAGATCGTGTGGTTGCAATCGTCCACCGGGATGGAGGCGTTCTCCGCCTCCACTGACGGACAG ATCCTATGGTGGGACGCCCGGCAGCTGAGCGAGCCCACGGACAGGCTGGTCCTGGACCTGAGTCGGAAGGAAAACCTGGACACGGCGTTGGGGGCCATCTCTCTGGCGTATGACCAGTCCACG CCGGACACCTTCTTGGCGGGGACGGAACAGGGGGCCGTGGTGTGCTGCAACAGGGCGGGCAAAAGCGCCAGCGAGAAAATTGTCTGCACGTACGACGGCCACCACGGACCCGTCTACGCCATCCAAAGGAACCCCTTCTTTTCCCAAAACTTCCTCACCGTGGGAGACTGGGGCGCCCGCATTTGGTCGCAGGACATCAAGGAGACCGCCGTCATGTGGACCAG GCACCAGGCGGAATACCTAACGGAcggctgctggagtcccgtcagaCCCTCGGTCTTCTTCACCGTCAAGATGGACGGCGTTCTGGATATCTGGGACATCTTGTTCAAACAGAACGATCCCACTCTAACGGTCAAG GTGCGTGACGAAGCTCTGTGCAGCATCAGCGTGCACCAGGGCGGAAGCAGGCTAGCTTGCGGCTCTCAAGAGGGCATCGCCACGCTCATCGAGATCAAATCGGGACTTTGCACCCAACAGCACAACGAGCAGGAGCTTCTGGCGGAG ATGTTGGAACGCGAGACCAAGCGTGAAAAGGTCCTCCGGGCTCAGAGAGGAGGGGACGACGGCGCCGACGGCGGCGAGTCCGGTCCAAAGGCGTTGTTCCTCAGATCCGAGCACGACTTCCACAACGTGATGGAGACCGAGCAGAGGAGGAAGCAATGGGAATCTCGACAacgg CATTACCCGTAG
- the stbd1 gene encoding uncharacterized protein stbd1 translates to MSLKGSDAVAAERRVDLESLLCVIGRHGPVVAMALFALLSALAAFVIYRAVRTAVRGRNDRKTSERAAPEPQTPSTGVCEVAKVPGRLVDGHSGVRQPKVRSRAKEADETHLNVRHRPAAAAVEKSRSVHTPDGREPTTGSPPNAGQEEPVPAASATAAVSHLHAKDHGMKEEEISEETLKEAHLSHGEVDEAVSPNPDHSDKRTGTGEDDTLSLSGRPLCLKQTLPSVVAVEEALEQAQQTGAEAGTAAPDVPGTPRVLTDQIAKEAIAIEQDGALRHDNEDNVEDSSLDYVRGEEEEEEPASHRGLNDQGAERFSSAVSAPQDRSEPVELQICLPPFEPKGDNAGGGGEESGISSMAASPDAADPENPFGAVATDRAARVEAAAFGPGGAQSEPGERRGHVDAGRGAQEKSADGEGPEDEVRQKTEINIMEATMELNEWIADGAPHFPWMNASQGRPLPPEESAPATDPGDRRHLGESQWVRVTFRLHYVTPSPSQTLAVTGDRRELGNWKDFVPLEGHADGQWAATVGLPPDTRVQWKFVVVEEGLVRRWEECANRLLHTGRGPELPVVKTWGHP, encoded by the exons ATGTCTTTAAAAGGCAGCGACGCCGTGGCGGCCGAGCGTCGCGTCGATCTGGAGTCCCTCTTGTGCGTGATCGGACGCCACGGTCCAGTCGTGGCCATGGCACTCTTCGCCCTGCTGTCCGCGCTGGCGGCCTTCGTCATCTACCGGGCCGTCCGGACGGCCGTCCGGGGGAGGAACGACCGAAAGACGAGCGAGCGAGCCGCACCAGAACCGCAAACGCCCTCAACAG GCGTGTGCGAGGTGGCCAAGGTACCCGGTCGTTTGGTTGACGGACACTCGGGTGTCCGTCAACCAAAGGTCCGTTCACGGGCCAAAGAGGCTGACGAGACTCACCTAAATGTCCGACATCGtcccgctgccgccgccgtggAAAAGAGCCGGTCGGTCCACACGCCCGACGGCCGAGAGCCCACCACTGGGAGTCCCCCAAATGCTGGGCAAGAGGAGCCCGTTCCTGCCGCTTCTGCCACCGCCGCCGTTTCCCATCTACACGCAAAAGATCATGGAATGAAGGAAGAAGAGATTTCAGAAGAAACCTTGAAGGAGGCTCACCTCTCCCACGGAGAA GTCGACGAGGCGGTGAGTCCAAACCCGGATCATTCCGACAAGAGGACGGGCACGGGAGAGGACGACACTCTGTCTTTATCCGGTCGCCCGCTGTGCTTAAAGCAGACACTTCCATCCGTTGTCGCAGTTGAGGAAGCTCTGGAGCAAGCCCAGCAAACCGGAGCAGAGGCTGGAACAGCGGCGCCCGACGTACCAGGAACGCCCCGTGTTTTAACAGACCAGATCGCAAAGGAGGCCATCGCGATCGAGCAAGACGGCGCACTCCGCCACGACAATGAGGACAACGTGGAGGACTCCAGCCTTGACTATGTACgtggcgaggaggaggaggaggagcccgcGTCTCACCGAGGACTCAATGATCAGGGCGCAGAGCGTTTTTCCTCGGCGGTCTCCGCTCCCCAAGATAGGAGCGAGCCGGTGGAGCTCCAGATTTGCCTTCCCCCCTTTGAGCCGAAGGGGGACAACGCAGGCGGCGGGGGGGAAGAAAGCGGGATTTCGAGCATGGCCGCCAGTCCCGACGCGGCGGATCCCGAAAATCCCTTTGGCGCCGTTGCCACGGATCGAGCGGCACGGGTGGAGGCCGCCGCCTTTGGACCCGGCGGGGCCCAGAGCGAGCCGGGCGAGAGACGGGGCCACGTCGACGCGGGCCGAGGCGCCCAAGAGAAGTCGGCGGATGGAGAGGGGCCGGAGGACGAGGTCCGCCAAAAGACCGAGATAAACATCATGGAGGCCACCATGGAGCTGAACGAGTGGATCGCAGACGGCGCGCCCCACTTTCCCTGGATGAACGCGAGCCAAGGCCGGCCACTTCCCCCCGAAGAATCGGCGCCCGCGACGGATCCCGGGGACCGGCGCCATTTGGGGGAAAGCCAATGGGTCCGCGTCACCTTCCGCCTCCACTACGTGACCCCTTCGCCCTCGCAGACGTTGGCCGTGACGGGGGACCGGCGGGAGCTGGGCAACTGGAAGGACTTTGTCCCGCTGGAAGGCCACGCCGACGGCCAATGGGCGGCCACCGTCGGCCTCCCGCCCGACACCCGCGTGCAGTGGAAGTTTGTGGTGGTGGAAGAGGGCCTGGTGCGTCGCTGGGAAGAATGCGCCAACCGCCTGCTCCACACGGGACGCGGGCCAGAGCTGCCCGTGGTCAAAACGTGGGGCCACCCGTGA